The sequence below is a genomic window from Zootoca vivipara chromosome 9, rZooViv1.1, whole genome shotgun sequence.
TCACACACATCCCGAACAGAATAAGCTGAATATTTCAGTCCAGGGCTAATTTCATGCAGCCACTGTTTTTGTAACCCCATTGTTTTGTATCTTTCTAGTTTTATCCAGGATGTTTCCGTGCTATTGGTAATCTCTATGGTCTTCTCCTTAACAATGTTCCATTGGGACCTGATCGCACAAAGAATCTTAGTTCAGAATTATCAGGAACAAGAATTCAGAATCTTTCACTAAGCCATGTGCAGCTTTCGCAGATTTCCAACTCAACTTTCAGCGGAATGAAAGAAACAAACCTCACAATTTTGGACCTATCTAAAAATGATTTGTCTCACATTGAAAATGGTTCTTTCGTCTATTTTGAAAATTTAGAGAGTTTGAAtctaatgaataataatattaaatatatatattctcattCCCTCTATGGGTTGCACTATTTAAATTATCTAAATTTGGAAAACtctaatataaaaaaaattaatgattcTGCTTTCCAGTGGTTAAAACATTTAGAGTGCCTTATTATGAATGGCAATAAACTTCTGGAAATTACCCCTAATACATTTAATGGTTTAGAAAATTTGAAAAATTTGAGTTTAAGCGAGTGCAATGTGACTGTAGTAACAGAGAAAACCTTTTCATCTCTTGCTAATTCTTCATTGCAGTTTCTCAACCTAACAAAATGTGGAATCACTTATATGAAGGCTAGGGCGTTTTCTTGGTTGGGACAACTAACATCTCTGGATTTAGGTTTAAATAATATTAAACAGGACCTCACTGGCCATGAATTTCAAGGCCTCAGTCATATTGAGACGCTCTATCTTTCTTACAATAGTCATCTGAATTTGACAAGTGAATCATTCACTTTCACTCCAAGCCTTAGAAAGCTGAGACTCAGAAAGACTGGTTGCACTAATCTTGACATCTCTCCCTCACCATTCCGTAAGTTAAGCAATTTGACTATCCTAGATCTTGGTAACAACAACATAGCTAATATGAGAGGGGAGATATTTGATGGACTCCACCAGCTTGAAATCCTAGATTTGCAGCATAATAATCTGGATCGACTGTGGAAGCATGCCAACCCAGATGGCCCTGTTCTGTTTTTGAAAGGTCTTCGAAACCTGCGTTTACTTGATTTAGAATCCAATGGCTTTGATGAGATTCCAGGAAAGGCTTTCAGTGGCTTATCTCAATTAAGAAGCTTgaattttggaaaaaataacttTAATTTGTTTCCAAAGTTTGTCTTCGATGAACTGGCATCTCTGAGCTCACTCTTCCTAGAGAAGAACCTTATCACGGCTGTTGACGAAAAAGTGTTTGGGCGAATTTTCACAAATCTGAAGGAAATAAATATGGAGGGCAATCCGTTTGACTGCACTTGTGACAGTATAGCTTGGTTTGTTAATTGGCtcaatggaagcagaacatataTCCAAGGATTAAATAATTATATCTGCAACACCCCTTCTAAATATCATGCTAACAGGATTATACAGTTTGATACTTCACCATGTGATAGTGCACCCTTTAAATTGGTCTACATTGTGAGCACTTCTTTGGTACTGCTCCTCATCTTTGTAGTCCTACTCATCCACTTCGAAGGGTGGAGAATCAAATTTCTCTGGAGTGTGACCGTAAACAGAGTCTTTGGCCACAGGGAAGACAGGCCACTGCTACAGTTTGATTATGATGCCTATATCATTCATGCCAAAAAAGACAGGAACTGGGTGTCAAAAAACTTTATTCCTCTTGAAGAAAACAGTCAACCAGAAATTAGGTTTTGCTTGGAAGAACGAGATTTTGAAGCTGGAATATCTGAATTCGAAGCAATCATCGACAGTATAAAAAGGAGCAGGAAAATTATATTTGTTGTAACTGAACATCTCTTAAAAGATCCATGGTGCAAAAGGTAAgctaaaattattttaataactGACATtccatttgtttgttgttgtttttagagcaTGTCTTCACTACCATCTTAAACTAGCCTCAAACCTTTAAATTGGTGTGATTCTCAGTAAAAGAATCTTTGGGGCTGTCTCTGGGGGAAATGATGAATGCAGTGTCAGTTTCCTGCCACAGTTTCTGGGACTTTAAGCCTCTGTCCCAGTCCCCAGGTTGAAAAGATGTTCTGCAAGGCCCTAAAAGGCTGGGACAGGAGAAGATAGTGGTGGAAGTCTTATAAGGTGGTACAAACCTTACAAGGTTCTTGAGCTTTTGGGAAATTTTATTAGGACACTCACATAGGCTTGACCCCTTCTGGGCTGTActtttgcatgcacacttgtacAGGAAAAATGAATTATAAAATTGAAATTATATGGTTAAATTGTTGCAAACTCAAAACTGGAAGCACAATTATTCAAATAATGATTTGAATTGATGTATTTTCTTAAGAGTCTCAAATGCCTTAAATGCATTCTTCCTTTTGTGAGCAGGAATAGGTGATAATATATTGCACTGTACCAAGTCTCTTTGCAGGCAATCCATATGTTGCATTCAGATCGTCAGGACACGAGAATCGGGAACCATCCCTGAGGATAATAACTATTTGCTTTTACAACTAGGGTTTGAGAGGtcacaaactgggggggggggaccactctAATATATTTAGGGAAGGTTGCAAACAGAGGTGACAGTGTTCGTGCATTTAGAGTAAGGGCAATGCTTCTGGCATTTAGTCCAAATTATTTGATCTTATCACATAGCCAAAACGTATTAGCTACAGGGCATCATAATATTTGCATGGTTGTTGCAAGATCCTTGACTGGCTGTGGCATGAAGAAGCTGGGACTTCAAAGCAGCTTCAAAGCAGTTGCATGTTGTTCCCAAGCTGTCCTTGACTTCTCTTTCATAATTGCTTGCATGCGGTTCATGGCAGAATCTCAACACTTCTGGAAACAGttttcagagccagtgtggtgtagtggttaagagcagtagactcataatctggtgaaccgggttcccgtctccactcctccacatgcagctgctgggtgaacttgggctagtcacgcttctttggagtctctcagccccacttacctcacttcaaggacagtgttctcaaagctaccaacatgagtttgaccaaactgtgggaggcagtggaagacaggagtgcttggcgtgctctggtccgacaggactaaacgactaaacaacaacaaaaacagccccactcacctcacagagtgtttgttgtgggcgaggaagggaaaggagaatgttagccgctttgagactctttcgggtagtgataaagcgggatatccaaactactcttcttcttcttcttcttcttcttcttcttcttcttcttcttcttcttcttcttcttcttcttcttcttcttcatggaaaAAAtgatcactgcctctcagcctaacctctacctcacagggttgcaaTGGGGTAGAACCATGGGCACCATAAGTAGAGTGCAATTATAATCACATCCTCAGCTAAAAACAAGACCATCTGAATACCCTATTCTGTGAACATTGATTGTTTTTGTTAGTATTTTACCATTGACTGAGAGTCACTACATCGTAAGAGAAAATGAGTAATTGCATACATTTGTAAGTGAAATATTGCCGTGTCCCAAATTAGCTCTCATTCCCTTTGTCTTCTGTCCAGGTTCAAAGTGTATCATGCCATACAGCAAGCCATTGAACAAAGTCGGGATTCCATCATTCTAGTTTTTCGGCATGACATTCCTGATTACAAATTGAAAAATGCACTCTGCTTACGAAGAGCGATGTTCAAATCTCGCTGCATCTTGGAGTGGCCAGTACAGAAAGACCGTCATTGTGCATTCTACCAGCAGTTAAAATTGGCACTTAAAACTAGTAGCAGGGTactatgacattttaaaaaggattacAGAAAATTATTTTGTATGCTTGAATTAGCAGTCAAAATGCTACCCAAAATATATAATATGAATGCAGGAAAAATATAAATTGTTACCTAATGAATGTAGAACTTGCCAAAGTGTTCTACAGAGGATAGAGATAGTGGCCTCAACATCCCTTCTCGTCAACCCATAGGAGGAGACAGGCACTTGAAGGGGGAAATCATTTACCCAGCCAGATGAGAGCTCTGTTCAACGCCCTCTGCTGTCTCTTCCCACAGGAGAAAAGTTGTTCTACAGCAGGCAGTCTTGATACCTCTTGCTGGAAGATACAGGGCTTTGAGGCAGAAAATGTAGATAAGGCTTGATGCCTAGGGTAGATAATGGTATGACAGTTAAATAATATATGGTGAATTGCCTGTGTCCCTTGTGAtagttgttataagaattttgaggtcatatatatataaaattgttcataaaacatgtacatgaatgtacagaaacatgtctgaagcagcacaggaagacaggcctgactgacaccattttgactctctctctctgaccaggtgttcctctgcaaggaagaaggggggtggggggaaccttctcattgtctcaggaattaaagtgataatccctggcatcctgatacctgggtgccagacaaaagggtgtgattaacttggctgggaaacagggaaatataaatatctctcttttgttgattaggttttgggggcagggggcagggtccaggatgctcagattactgccaccagacctcccctttcatgatgtacctatgatgaatctagggagaggggtcttgggctacaccccttctgtgacatatggatgatgcttctggggggtgggctgaaaccaatttcaaatttctttttaagggcaggacacctttgtttggggttccttccttgttctcctgcgtgagaggaaggaccctgttgcaacagcgaaaataaaggctttgcttctcaaacttttctggttggcctctgttatattctccaaccgatggagaacccaataagggaataagggcagatttttgcctatatcagatGGCGACCACTTGAGGGACTTTTCGGTTACCCGGATTCTGGGGGCGAGGAGGGAATGATGCTCCAGCGCGCACCAGGCATTttgccaggagcagcagcagtcctgCAGCGATCCCAGGGTCTGGAAATAACTGGAGTTCTGGCGGGGCTAACCAGAGGAAGCAAAGTTTTATCAGGCCGGCCTTAAAACAACCAATCAAGAAGGAATCAAGAATCAAGAAGGAATCATCAGAAACAGAGTGCGATGGCGGAAGTGAGTATAGTGAGTATTAATAGGTTAATAGGGACACTCAGGTGGGCTattactgcagcaactaaaaatctaaatcttcactcttcactgttctcttttctgtttcttacctTGGGCTCTAGTTGCTGTaaggcataagggataaagaagaattagagcctttgggacccgtcctttcgttaaaacgaaatacccagaaggacggacccagctcgctcctgTCATTCTGTGCAGGAGTTCTGAGCAATTTACCCAACCTTATTctgtattcctctgctcttaatcttcgggtgaaacCGCCCCTAGACACCCCCGATCCCCACCGGGAAGTGACGAGGTTGTTCTAGAACGCAAGGTCACCCGTTCTTTTCAAAAACCTTCCTTCCAAGACTAACCACCCGGCATTGCGTGTGCAAGCGTCC
It includes:
- the TLR3 gene encoding toll-like receptor 3 isoform X1, producing MGKPFIYWIYLSFTLLTTWVHCESAGSVCKITNNTADCSHLKLTQIPSDLPTNITVLDLSHNQLKTLLPANLTVWTACLYGQLVYLDVGFNTISKLHQELCLNLPFLKVLKLGHNQLHKFPDDVFIHCGNLKELNLGFNILEIRNEPFINLKKLSLLDVSHNHLSTPRLGSQQQLESLQELVMSQNKITELRKEDLAFLSNSSLKKLDLSSNPPMEFYPGCFRAIGNLYGLLLNNVPLGPDRTKNLSSELSGTRIQNLSLSHVQLSQISNSTFSGMKETNLTILDLSKNDLSHIENGSFVYFENLESLNLMNNNIKYIYSHSLYGLHYLNYLNLENSNIKKINDSAFQWLKHLECLIMNGNKLLEITPNTFNGLENLKNLSLSECNVTVVTEKTFSSLANSSLQFLNLTKCGITYMKARAFSWLGQLTSLDLGLNNIKQDLTGHEFQGLSHIETLYLSYNSHLNLTSESFTFTPSLRKLRLRKTGCTNLDISPSPFRKLSNLTILDLGNNNIANMRGEIFDGLHQLEILDLQHNNLDRLWKHANPDGPVLFLKGLRNLRLLDLESNGFDEIPGKAFSGLSQLRSLNFGKNNFNLFPKFVFDELASLSSLFLEKNLITAVDEKVFGRIFTNLKEINMEGNPFDCTCDSIAWFVNWLNGSRTYIQGLNNYICNTPSKYHANRIIQFDTSPCDSAPFKLVYIVSTSLVLLLIFVVLLIHFEGWRIKFLWSVTVNRVFGHREDRPLLQFDYDAYIIHAKKDRNWVSKNFIPLEENSQPEIRFCLEERDFEAGISEFEAIIDSIKRSRKIIFVVTEHLLKDPWCKRFKVYHAIQQAIEQSRDSIILVFRHDIPDYKLKNALCLRRAMFKSRCILEWPVQKDRHCAFYQQLKLALKTSSRVL
- the TLR3 gene encoding toll-like receptor 3 isoform X2; the protein is MGKPFIYWIYLSFTLLTTWVHCESAGSVCKITNNTADCSHLKLTQIPSDLPTNITVLDLSHNQLKTLLPANLTVWTACLYGQLVYLDVGFNTISKLHQELCLNLPFLKVLKLGHNQLHKFPDDVFIHCGNLKELNLGFNILEIRNEPFINLKFYPGCFRAIGNLYGLLLNNVPLGPDRTKNLSSELSGTRIQNLSLSHVQLSQISNSTFSGMKETNLTILDLSKNDLSHIENGSFVYFENLESLNLMNNNIKYIYSHSLYGLHYLNYLNLENSNIKKINDSAFQWLKHLECLIMNGNKLLEITPNTFNGLENLKNLSLSECNVTVVTEKTFSSLANSSLQFLNLTKCGITYMKARAFSWLGQLTSLDLGLNNIKQDLTGHEFQGLSHIETLYLSYNSHLNLTSESFTFTPSLRKLRLRKTGCTNLDISPSPFRKLSNLTILDLGNNNIANMRGEIFDGLHQLEILDLQHNNLDRLWKHANPDGPVLFLKGLRNLRLLDLESNGFDEIPGKAFSGLSQLRSLNFGKNNFNLFPKFVFDELASLSSLFLEKNLITAVDEKVFGRIFTNLKEINMEGNPFDCTCDSIAWFVNWLNGSRTYIQGLNNYICNTPSKYHANRIIQFDTSPCDSAPFKLVYIVSTSLVLLLIFVVLLIHFEGWRIKFLWSVTVNRVFGHREDRPLLQFDYDAYIIHAKKDRNWVSKNFIPLEENSQPEIRFCLEERDFEAGISEFEAIIDSIKRSRKIIFVVTEHLLKDPWCKRFKVYHAIQQAIEQSRDSIILVFRHDIPDYKLKNALCLRRAMFKSRCILEWPVQKDRHCAFYQQLKLALKTSSRVL